The Solanum dulcamara chromosome 2, daSolDulc1.2, whole genome shotgun sequence region taaaaatgattgttgttatatttaaaagtttattataaaaaagtaataaagtataatataaaaaatcaatttctgTAAAATTATACTTTTATAATAAAGTGGTATAGTTAAACTTCTCTGTAACAATATGAttggttataaaaaaaattgggcgCTAGCATGCTATAGTGATTGTCATACACATGTAACTACATTAGGCATTTAAATAATACtatgtcaaatttcaaatttaatcacactttatatatataaaaaaatgaatctttcattgataaaaatatatattcgcGTAATATTCTTTTCATGAATAATATATTAAAGTATCAAAATCTCTATATTTATTATTGGTAATCTTAGAGATTCAATTTcaataaaaatggaaaaatggATAGTTATTATGttatcaaaaaaagaagataattaTTATAGAAAGGTAATTTTACATAGAACGCGTTATTATAAAATTGTTATAGAGAGATATAACAAAAAAAGTTGATTATGAAAAAACATGACTTTTATAATAAGGCATTGTTATATAAATGTATGATATTCCCTCCGTTTCTTTTTAGTTGTTATgataagattttataaaattcttaagaaaaaaattaatccgAAGTGTAGTTTGCCTAATATATtccttattaatttttaatttctattatttatgtgccttttattataaaataattaatgctaaaagacaaagttgaaaaataattaattttttcttaattatttaaattgataattattttgaaacaaatatttttaataacagAACAACTAGAAAAGAACGAGAAAATACTTCGTAATAAATTTTTGACGTCGTTAATTTAGTTGGATTGGTTTGTAAAATGTGGCATGCCTACTAGTATTATTATAGAGTAGATAACTATTATTCTCTTCGTTCACTTTTActgatataatattatatatattaaagttagttaatattaaatatttcatgAGCTACACATCCCAGATCTTCTGGGCGAAGAAATTCGATTTCTTCGTATCTATGATCTTAGAAAGATTTCTGCATATATATAATTGCGTGACAATCCAGTTAGTCAGTTACAAATAGAGAAAAATGAATCAATATCCTCttatcctaccttggtaggagtaaggtctgtgtacattcTATcctcccagaccccatgttgtgtgatttcactgggttgttattgttgttgaatcAATATCCTCTTAGACTATTACTCTGTTATTTCAATTTACGTAGTATCGTTTAATTTAACATAaagttttaaaaagatttttttttaaaaaaagttatggTCTAAACGTTTTTTGACGGTTCACGAcacactaaaaaataaaatgtgtcatataaattaagaaaaaaataatttatttttcatagcCGTGAACTATTACTTTCAGGTACTAAGCTCCTCTTAAACTAtcatgttttaataatttttgtacTTAAATTATGCATAGTTGAAGTTGCCTGTGAAGTTTGAACTATAAGTTAGAATTTATGGTTTTTCTGATAATCAAAATTGTGGTTTATAGTTGGTCACGTGCCAGTCAATTATATGATTGAACCAGCAAGTCCCCctttcaaataattaataatcAAAATAGACACTTTGGGTCAACTCCCCCTAGTATCAAATTTTGTAAAGACAGAGTACATCTTTATGGAAATTGGAAATAATTAAGACAGcccacaaaaataaaatcaagaatCTCCATTAATAATCTTATCAAATGCATGAATCCAAATCCCCATAACATTAAAGTGTGCCCATTCCAAATCTATATAAATGCCCCCTCTTATTACTCATTTTCATCCCTCAGCCTCCACATCAATAATCCTAATTCTCGAAGCGTGTGATTCATCTATTCACTGAGTGCAATGCCTTCTGCAACTGTAACTTTGGTTTCCAAATGCACTATTTTCCCATTCGAAAAATCATCTCTTACTGATCTAAAACTCTCCGTTTCTGATCTTCCTATGCTCTCTGTTCACTACATTCAGAAAGGTTGTTTATTTACTCGTCCACCTTTTCCAATCGCCAGACTCATTTCCCTTCTTAAGCTCAGTCTTTCTCATACCCTCACTCACTTCCCTCCGCTCGCGGGGCGATTCGTGACTGACTCAGATGGCTACGTCTACATTTCTTGCAATGATGATGGTGTTGATTTTGTGCATGCTTCAGCTACTCACATTTTCATTCGCGATGTCATAGGCTCTATTGATGTTCCTCACCATGTTAAGGAGTTTTTCCCTTTAGACCACACGGTTAGCTATAGAGGGAACTTTAGCCCTCTACTCGCTGTTCAAGTGACGGAATTAGCTGATGGCGTATTCATTGGATGTGCCGTCAATCATTCCGTCACTGACGGGACGTCGTTTTGGAATTTTTTCAATACATTTGCTGAGTTGAGTAGAGGTGTGAAAAGGATTACAAGGCAGCCCGATTTTACCCGTGATTCAGTTTTGATTTCAAATTCTGTGCTGAAAATCTCGGCCGATGGACCGAAAGTTACTTTCGCCAGTGATGCCCCTTTGAAGGAGAGTATTTTTAGTTTCAGCAGGGAATCAATTCAAAGACTCAAAGCGAAGACGAACAATCAGAAATTGAATTTCGACGGAGAAATTAACATTGTTGAAGTGATGGCAAAACAGAGCAACGATCCCCTGAAAATCAAAACAGAAACGGAGGCGATAACTCCAATGGCTGAGATTTCATCATTTCAATCGCTTTGCGCATTGCTCTGGCGTGCTGTGACACGTGCCAGGAAATTTCCAGCTTCGAAAATGACGACATTCAGAATGGCTGTAAATTGCCGTCACCGTCTCCAGCCGATTCTAAATCCGTTATACTTCGGCAATGCAATTCAGAGCATTCCCACTTATGTATCAGCAGGGGACGTATTATCTCACGATCTACACTGGTGCGCGGAGCAATTGAATAAAAACGTGAAAGCACACGATGATGTTATGGTGAGGAAGTTCGTAGAGGATTGGGAAAAGGATCCACGGTGTTTTCCCCTGGGAAATTTCGACGGAGCTATGCTAACAATGGGGAGTTCGCCGAGATTTCCAATGTATGAGAATGATTTCGGGTGGGGCAGACCCGTTGCTGTTAGAAGCGGGAGGGCGAATAAATTTGACGGGAAGATATCAGCATTTCCGGGGAGAGAAGGAGGAGGAAGCGTGGATTTGGAGGTGATTTTGTCACCGGAAACAATGGAAGGGTTGGAGTCTGATCCGGAATTCATGCAGTTTGTTACTGGCTATTGAACTATTTTAACATATTAGTAGCTTTTGCTCTTTGAGCTTGTACTTAATTTgtgattaatttaattgagtttAACCTTTGTCCAATTGCTAAAAACTATTACTACTTCgagtaataaatatttatgtggttatgaAAATAAGACACAATATTGTTCctcttaaaataaatatttactatCCATAACGTAATACTCAGCCGTCTTTTGGATTTACCGGCATATGCTATTATTTCAGTCCAATCAACATTATTTCAATATAAAACTAAATTGTCAAGGTGTTTGGCTAAATTTATAAGCTTGTTAAACTGATTTAAtaagcatttttttttttatataaatgcAGCATACTTTCATTGAAGTATCTGCTCTACTATTGTTATGAATATTCTCGTAGCTTAGtcaattgtattattttatagtTTGACTCAGTAGATCATGTTGATGCTTAATTAGTCTTTTTTATCAATTAATGATGGATAAATATGacaagagttcataaatctAACGAGCATGATTTTCCTATTGTTCTAATTTATATAATTCAATAATTGGAGGAGTCTGCAATGGGATTTACCtaagagaggaaaaaaaaaggaggcATACCCTCAGGTCTGATAAGATTCCTAATCGAAGgtgtttttctttcttctacGCATAATAGAAGTGGATTGGCATAGATTTCCTTCTCTCCGTCATGGCGCAAGAGGTGCCTGATTGGTCGGAATTTGATTGAAGACTACCTCAATTCCAGCACTATTTGCAAATCTTGGCACTTTGTACCCACCCAAGAACTATTTTACCAGTAGTGCCTAGGATTCCATGGCTGATATGTTATCTGTGGATGAAGATGATAGACATTGTCGCAAATTCTTCAGTCTCAATAACGGTATGATTTTGAATAAGAGGATTCTTAAAGCCATTGAAAAACGATGCATGGAGTGTATGGGATAGGTTATCATATCAGATTCTACAGTTTTTGGTGACCCAGAGATTCGATATGGACTCGGATTCATTGGATTGAATTTGATCACTCTCCGTTTGTTGATGTGGTACATTTTAATGGCTGTTTTTTATGAGGTCAATTTTTCGTGGCAAGGTAGTAGTTTGTAATGTTGTTGGCCCTGAACCCATTAAAAGAAGTCATGTCGTGGTGCTTGAGATGGTCTAGGTAACTTATACATACTAGAATCACTAGTATCATTGTTCAAATATCGTGTATCAAAGATGATTGTAATAGGATGAGGATTCCATTGACGTACGCCCTATGTGAAGGCGAGACGAAGCTTGAGGATGGGGAAGAAATAAGATATGGGACAAGAGATTTTCGAGTTTTTCAGGTTAATTTTCCTGGGTACTAATGTTTTTATTTCAGTCCAAGCATCGCAATTTTCAAAAATCCAGCCAAATCATATCTATTTTATAGACGATTTTTCTGAGTCATTATGCAGAAGGAGGAGGCTTGGACATGGGGGGTGTGCAACTTAACAAATGACAACATTCAACTGCATTACGAGAGTATTTCCCTAAGTTGTGTTTGTCCTCCGACTTGGATCACACCAACTCGGTATTAGAGTCGGACACATTTCATTATTTACTCTATTTGTTACTGTTggtgtatatgtattttattattaaaataaaatattaaacgcATATGTTAGTGAGTATAAATTGTGGTAGAAGATGACTATTGGTTCTTGTAACTTATATGATCATTAGTTATTGTAACTCTCATGGTCATTAGTTTTTTGCAACTCATATGACCATTAGTTTCTTGTAACTTATGTAACCATTGGGTCATTCATTTACCCAATTTACTTCCTATAATCTTTCTATTCATTGCAAGAAAGAATTCTTCAACTATAAATAGTGTGGTCTTACTTTGTTTTGGGtgcaagagagaaaaacatagaGTGGGAAAAGATAATGAGTATTATATTGTGGTTAAATTCCCACCACAATCGAAATAAAGTTCTTATCAACCTGTTGGAGAACTTTGGCACCCTCCAAGCAGTTTTTATCAATGATATCAGGAACCAATGAATCACCAACAAAATGCAAGACGCTGAAGTGACATTGAGTATAGTATCCTGATTCTTAAGATTCTCTGTTCCAGTTCTGCTCTGCATCTAATACTGGAAGGGGTAAAAGTCATCATCTTAACAAATtctgaaattttgaaaaaaaaattgtcaggCATGACAATTCTATTACAAGATGGAATTTGAAAAAGACTGTGGCCTTGGAAACTTAGAAAGAGACATGGTAATCTCTAATGCTttcatgattaaaaaaaatgcaGTCAAAGATAATCTTGAAAAGTGGGTGAAAGAAATGAAGCTAATTAACTGAAATATGAGCCAAAACAATTCAACTTTCAGGTTAGGAACAAATGGCAGGAATGGTTTACCTTTTTTTGACTCCCCATCACGTGTACTTGTGCACTCCCTTTTAGCTTGTAATCTGTTATTCCAGATGTCAACTAGTTTCATTTTCACACTTGGCCTGAAGAGAGAAGAAACATCAAGTCGTGTGAGTTACTAACATATTTGATTGAGATAATATCTGAAAGAAACCTAACCCTTCCAAGAAAGTTGATAACATGACCTTTCATCAGAGAATACACCGTCACCACAACTTGGGGTGGAAAGCCTGATCACATTGATGGGATGACTGCTTTGGAAGTTCTGAACAGATGGCTTCTGAACAGTGCTGCAGTCTCCTTACAACTCTAGTTTCTGCATGATGGAAAAGAACATTAATTAGTTGCACATATTTTCTGTCATCATTGGTTATTAATACAAACAAGCACTAAAGGACAAATTACCTGGCATGAGTGGCACATCATGAAGAGTCCTAATATGTTATTTCCTGCTGCCGTTCTTGAAGACTCGCCCGTGGCAAAGAACATCTAATTGCCTTGGTAAAATGGAGGAGCTGAATGACTTCTTctactcttcttcttccttataAGGTCATCAGTTTTACCTCGATTTCCAGCATCAATCCATTTACCCGAGTTCCCATCCACCCTAGAGGAGAGCATAGCTCGTGGTGTCATATAATTATTAAGATTTTCTTCACCATGAGAATGTAAATGCGACAAATCATCTCCGTCATAATAGAATTCAGAAGGACCTGAACTATAAATGTCCCACGCATCAAGTGCCCCTATACTGCCTATATCGTCTTTAGAACAAGACTACAATCGAgatcaaactttgcaggatttgGGAACAAGCAGTCCTCTTTTTCCCATATTATTTATGGCAGAAACCAATAAATTCCATGTTTCCAAAATTATACGTGACACCAACTTCATGTTTAACAGAAGTTTCAATCCCACGTTCAGCAATGTAAGGATTAACATCTTGAAACCTGGTCCCGAGCAAAGGATCTGATGGCAGAGGACACGTTTCTGGACTAAGATGGTAGGCCAGAACCATAATTTTCAGCTGTCTGTTTAAAGAAGTCCATAAGATGATCGCATTCATCTAGAATGTCCTCGGTTAATTAAGACTTTTCTGAATCTCCTGGCAGAAATTTTGACCTCTGCAATGCCTTGCTCTGAGTTTTGCACCTGGAGAACTTCTTAGAATATATTTCCTTGCCTCAAGGAGACCTATGATATATGACCTGATTAACATCATCGGCTAATTCAAATTCAACACTATAATCATCTTCGAGGCGATTTTGTTTACGTCTGTATTTACTTTTTTCAAACTTAAATATCTTCATCACTATCAAAAGATGATCCATCATGTATCAGGCTTCTATGCAAAGAACAACTCTGAATAAATGGTTTCCTTCTCTCATGCATCACATTTGAACTGCTATCAAGTTCAAGAGACTCCCTAAATGAGGCATCCTCTGTTGATCTGCCAGCTACAATTGTTTAAGACTCCTCCCATCCGGAACCTAACAGGCAGTCTGATTAATAACTGGAGCTAGCTAAAGCACTGAATTTGTTATCCAGGAAATCATCCTCTGTAGgtaaaaaaaatagatgaaaagagGTGCACAGAGTTTCTGGATTTCCAGTTTACATCGACTGTGCAATGAGCAAGAGAACAATCAATTGTCCGACTTGAAATTTCGATTTGACAGAGGAATCTGGACTCAGGATCATGCTTTTCAGAAGCACTTCCCCACAGAATATTCTGTGCAGATCGTATCTCTCTCTGACAGTGCAGTCTCCAGTCAGTTTCTTTGGCTGCGGGGAAGGAAGTTCAAGTGTTGCTTAGCAACTCTGGGCCCTGTACCTCTTTTTCTGGATCTCATAATTCACAGGTATATCTGAAAACAGGAGCAAGGAATGGGATAGTAATAGATGAGGAGGGATACTTCAACAACTATATTCTtatcaatgttttccaaataGTAgcttaagagaaaagaaagtgaTAAAACTACACGATGGCATAACAGTGAAATGCTTTGCACCATCTGATGCATAAGTAACTCTCTTTTTCACTAACCAAATTTCCATaatgttagaataggaataggtattTAATCCTATTTagaggaggaatagaaataagaatattatattaataggaatagaaatagtaaatagtatcctaGTTGGTAAAAGATTGTATTGCAGTGTCTAAATAGGGTCTTTGTGAAATAATGTAGATAcataattcaataatatttttctcctatagtATCAGAGCCTCTACGATCTTGGTAGAGAATTAAAGAGTTTCTGCTGCCGGCGGGCAACTATTACTCATATATGCCGCTCGTCTGGCTAATGATTATGTTAGCAAAAGTCTGGGTCACCATATATCTTTTTGGTGATAATTTTCTCATATCTAATTTGCGCAACACCGTGCATCTTTCCGGTGACTAccttttcatatttaatttgcatagtaTCGTGCATTTTTTtggactactttctcatatctatTTAGGATTTTTGAGTGTTAATTATGTTGTCGCTTGTAGTCACTTTCATTATCTCGGGTTTGAAGCAAAGAATTTAATGTACTATTATTTAAAACttaacatataaaatatatttaacacaTATTATTCtatacaattcaatatttttttcgattaagttttacaaaataaaaaacctATCAAATTATTAGATATGGTtacaaatttatataaaaatcatctattttgtttttttaaaaaaatctaaaaattggTTCGTTACGATTCAAATCGGCCAGTTCagtcaattttttgaaaatcattgacaCCCCTAATCAACATCCTACAATATtctaaaataaatttcacaaaAACATTATGTATTATATCTAACCCAAAAAATGATGTAATAGATTTATTCCTAGATTGGTCTTTCTCCCCTGATAGTTAATTATGAAATCTATTACCATGCCACAatcttttatttcctttttaaattcGTGAATGTTCATTGTTACACTCTTCTCTCGATTCATTGACAATCCTTCACTTATAACCAgtcatataaaataatatccTTTTATATTCGAAAAAATGTAAAAATGCTCTTATTTAtacaaaattgaacaaaaatatcatcaattaatATTTTCACTGGGTATGTCGTCGTTTCAGACTCCAAGTTGAAATAACACGTCAATGAGTTTTTAGACAATCATTACCTTCTCACGCAGTTCTTCCAAACAAATTCGCTCATCTGCAGCATGTTGTAGAACATTACAATTAGCGTAATGTCCAATGAAGATAAATGCTAGAATAAAACAAAAGATCATAATCCTTGACTATATAATGCAGATAACTGAGTGCTACATAGTTACGtggatattattttttcttacgCAGGCAACaaatattatactatatattgaAAGTGAGAATTGAgacatagaaaaatatattttaagttttcacctatttcactatacaaaagAGAGTAATTATATGTTGAAGGAAGATGTTCTTTTAGTGGAGATTTGGACTCTTCAACTAATTCGGAGTTGTTTGAGTTACACAACGTTGTTGAGCTGTTATATCGTCGAGGAGACAAGTCAAAAGTATTACTGTTGGATCGCTGTAGATTATGCCGCACTGGGCTTGAATCTcattaaagagagcgagatatctgCGCCTCGgcctatatatatttttatttattttattttcaactgtaatttattatatttgtgGTATATTACACCAATAGTTACGTTATTTACTATAAAGTTcgaaattcttttttatttaaaataggcAGAACACATAGGTGACCCTTTAACTTGGTTGGATTTTCCTCTCAGGAACCTCAACTATTCTTCCTTCCTATTAAACCCCTGACCCATATATAATTTGTACATTTTAAACATTTATGACTGAAAcgtcacaatatatatattttttaaaatggcgTGTGTAATCCACCTTTCCCACATGGAACTTGAAACCAATTAAAAGGCACCTCCTTTACACATCAGCTCATTTTAGATAAAAATCCAAAATACATGTCACATTCACCAAACACACTTTTGGACTTGGTTTCATCAATGATAG contains the following coding sequences:
- the LOC129877806 gene encoding BAHD acyltransferase DCR-like; the encoded protein is MPSATVTLVSKCTIFPFEKSSLTDLKLSVSDLPMLSVHYIQKGCLFTRPPFPIARLISLLKLSLSHTLTHFPPLAGRFVTDSDGYVYISCNDDGVDFVHASATHIFIRDVIGSIDVPHHVKEFFPLDHTVSYRGNFSPLLAVQVTELADGVFIGCAVNHSVTDGTSFWNFFNTFAELSRGVKRITRQPDFTRDSVLISNSVLKISADGPKVTFASDAPLKESIFSFSRESIQRLKAKTNNQKLNFDGEINIVEVMAKQSNDPLKIKTETEAITPMAEISSFQSLCALLWRAVTRARKFPASKMTTFRMAVNCRHRLQPILNPLYFGNAIQSIPTYVSAGDVLSHDLHWCAEQLNKNVKAHDDVMVRKFVEDWEKDPRCFPLGNFDGAMLTMGSSPRFPMYENDFGWGRPVAVRSGRANKFDGKISAFPGREGGGSVDLEVILSPETMEGLESDPEFMQFVTGY